One window of the Populus trichocarpa isolate Nisqually-1 chromosome 9, P.trichocarpa_v4.1, whole genome shotgun sequence genome contains the following:
- the LOC7489280 gene encoding nudix hydrolase 9 — translation MEKTNYELVLSCPSGLSPSQVSVVFDPSYDRIAHPDIELENSISEIWDQRVQKNASLFNGKKFRYGGYTLCNRGGSQQDFHVCLHLGLTDYRTFVGTNLNPLWEKFLVPSEDDLMQCQHTSSPLGNGAILETSDKKIVVLQRSYNVGEFPGHIVFPGGHPEPEEVGAASHQMGERLTNSEHNNTKVSQEMFDSIIREVVEEIGVPVTSLCNPLFIGISRRVLNVRPAAFFFIKCNIESKEIQRLYAGAQDGYESTQLYTVSLIELENMASKMPGCHQGGFALYKLMLEAMKNF, via the exons ATGGAGAAAACAAACTACGAACTTGTGCTCTCATGCCCCTCTGGTCTCTCGCCTTCTCag GTATCTGTGGTTTTTGATCCATCTTACGATAGAATCGCCCATCCTGACATTGAATTAGAAAACTCCATTTCTGAG ATATGGGATCAGAGGGTACAGAAGAATGCATCTTTGTTCAATGGGAAAAAGTTCCGG TATGGAGGGTATACACTGTGCAACAGAGGTGGATCACAACAAGATTTTCATGTGTGTCTCCACCTTGGTTTGACAGATTATAG GACTTTTGTGGGAACAAACTTAAATCCTCTTTGGGAAAAGTTCCTTGTTCCATCAGAAG ATGACCTTATGCAGTGTCAACACACCTCAAGTCCACTGGGTAATGGTGCAATTTTAGAGACATCTGACAAGAAAATAGTTGTGTTACAAAGAAGTTACAATGTAGGGGAATTTCCTGGACACATTGTTTTCCCTGGAGGCCATCCAGAG CCTGAAGAAGTTGGAGCAGCATCTCATCAGATGGGTGAACGCTTAACAAACTCAGAACACAATAACACCAAGGTCTCTCAAGAAATGTTTGATAGTATAATTCGTGAAGTAGTTGAAGAAATTGGAGTACCTGTGACCTCTCTT TGCAATCCACTATTTATTGGTATATCCCGCAGGGTGTTAAACGTCAGACCAGCTgcttttttcttcatcaaatgTAACATCGAGTCAAAAGAAATTCAACGACTGTATGCTGGTGCACAAGATGGTTATGAATCAACCCAACTTTACACAGTTTCATTG ATTGAATTAGAAAACATGGCATCTAAAATGCCTGGCTGCCATCAAGGTGGATTTGCTCTCTATAAGCTGATGTTGGAAGCTATGAAGAATTTCTGA